A genomic region of Ignavibacteria bacterium contains the following coding sequences:
- a CDS encoding outer membrane lipoprotein-sorting protein, protein MKTFKLILPLVIFFLQTKFLFPQSALEIVNKAQDLLYAKSSYVEMTMTIVKPNWQRKLGMKVWALEPDYAMIYITEPARDKGTVTLKRKNEIWNYLPSVQKIIKIPPSMMNQSWMGSDFTNDDLVRSSSYKDDYTHNLIGSEKIGEYDCYKIESIPKPNAGIVWSKVISYISKNGFMQLKSEFYDEDGKLIKNFNGSEIKKVGGRTIPTRWEMIPLDKPGNKTIIEYQKIEFNINIKESFFSQQNMTRVR, encoded by the coding sequence ATGAAAACTTTCAAACTAATCCTTCCACTTGTGATCTTTTTTCTTCAGACTAAATTTTTATTCCCACAATCAGCCCTTGAAATTGTCAATAAAGCTCAGGATTTACTTTATGCAAAGAGCAGTTATGTCGAGATGACAATGACAATTGTGAAACCTAACTGGCAAAGAAAACTCGGTATGAAAGTGTGGGCACTCGAACCTGACTATGCAATGATTTACATCACCGAACCAGCAAGAGACAAGGGAACCGTGACCTTAAAGAGAAAAAATGAAATATGGAATTATCTACCATCCGTTCAAAAAATAATTAAAATACCGCCTTCAATGATGAATCAATCGTGGATGGGTTCTGATTTTACCAATGATGATTTAGTTAGATCTTCTTCATATAAAGATGATTATACTCACAATTTAATTGGCAGTGAGAAAATTGGAGAATATGATTGCTATAAAATTGAATCAATTCCAAAACCAAATGCTGGAATCGTCTGGAGCAAAGTAATCTCATACATTTCTAAAAATGGGTTTATGCAATTAAAATCAGAATTTTATGACGAAGATGGAAAATTGATTAAAAATTTTAATGGCAGTGAAATCAAAAAAGTGGGTGGCAGAACAATCCCAACCAGATGGGAAATGATTCCACTTGATAAACCAGGTAATAAAACAATAATTGAATATCAGAAAATCGAGTTTAATATCAACATCAAAGAATCTTTCTTCTCACAGCAAAATATGACTCGTGTAAGATGA
- a CDS encoding ABC transporter permease, whose protein sequence is MKLYLKLAWRNIWRNKRRTIIAASSIFFAILLAIFTRSLQHGSYDYMIDSAVRLYTGYLQIHGKGYWEERTLEKSIEANEEFINKIEKTKFVEIAVPRLENFMLISSNNITKVASVIGIDPEKENQMTRLKEKLVAGRYLNDYDEGILISEGLARLLNVQTGDSVILYGQGIYGITAAVISPIIGIVKFALPDLNNSFVYLPIRFGQNLFSMENKITTISVMLNNPKKIDEVEIELKKLANNESEIMRWEDMMPELVQGIQLDSVSGMIMLLILYLVIAFGILGTVMMMTAERTKEFGILISIGVKKSKLILITTIESVSIALIGGLLGVLFSIPVVYYFHNNPIRFTGELEEISLKFGVEPILPLSIDPGIFVAQAFIVFFIALLSSIYPLNFIRKLKPVEAMRL, encoded by the coding sequence ATGAAATTATATTTAAAACTTGCCTGGCGAAATATCTGGCGAAATAAAAGACGAACCATTATCGCCGCATCTTCAATCTTCTTTGCAATTTTACTTGCCATCTTTACAAGATCATTGCAGCACGGAAGCTACGACTACATGATTGATAGTGCTGTTAGATTGTACACAGGCTACCTTCAAATTCATGGCAAAGGTTACTGGGAAGAAAGAACCTTAGAAAAATCAATTGAGGCTAATGAAGAGTTTATCAATAAAATTGAAAAGACAAAGTTTGTGGAAATTGCAGTTCCCAGATTAGAAAATTTTATGCTTATTTCTTCGAATAATATTACGAAGGTTGCTTCTGTAATTGGAATTGATCCTGAAAAAGAAAATCAAATGACCAGGCTCAAAGAAAAATTGGTCGCGGGTCGTTATTTGAATGATTACGATGAAGGAATTCTTATCTCCGAAGGACTTGCTCGATTGCTTAATGTGCAAACTGGTGACAGTGTAATTTTATACGGGCAGGGGATTTATGGAATAACCGCTGCAGTTATCTCTCCAATCATTGGGATTGTAAAGTTTGCTTTGCCCGATTTGAATAATTCTTTTGTTTACTTGCCGATTAGATTTGGTCAGAATTTGTTTTCAATGGAAAATAAAATTACCACCATATCTGTGATGCTGAATAATCCTAAAAAGATTGATGAAGTTGAAATTGAATTGAAAAAACTTGCAAACAATGAATCTGAAATTATGCGATGGGAAGATATGATGCCCGAACTTGTTCAGGGTATTCAACTTGACAGCGTAAGTGGAATGATTATGCTTTTAATTCTTTACCTTGTGATTGCCTTTGGAATTTTAGGGACTGTTATGATGATGACCGCAGAAAGAACGAAAGAATTCGGCATCTTAATTTCCATTGGAGTGAAAAAATCTAAACTAATTTTGATTACCACAATAGAGTCTGTTTCTATTGCTTTGATTGGCGGACTTTTGGGTGTTTTGTTCTCTATACCTGTTGTCTATTATTTCCATAATAATCCAATCAGATTTACTGGTGAACTTGAAGAAATAAGTTTAAAATTTGGAGTTGAGCCTATCCTGCCATTAAGCATTGATCCAGGAATATTTGTCGCTCAGGCTTTCATTGTATTTTTTATTGCATTATTGAGTTCAATTTATCCATTGAATTTTATTAGAAAATTAAAACCAGTTGAGGCTATGAGATTGTGA
- a CDS encoding ABC transporter permease, protein MLAKLAWKNIWRNKKRSLIIILSALFGIWGGVLSNGIFVGMWETTIEAAINRELSHIQIHHPNFRDEKLITQFISNPDDVERILKSNSLIKAYSSRTILEGMASSPNSVSGVKIIAIEPEEEKQITSIYQKLIEGEYFSKNDYEILVGQKLAERLKLKLNSKVVLSFQGLDNNLIASAFRVVGIFKTESKIFDETNVFIKRNDLLPILGTSPPIHEFAIRVISAELIDSTANLIKSRVNNLKVETWKELAPELSLTSGFLYMELNIFMGIILFALLFGISNTMMMSVFERIREFGVLMAIGMKRLRLFLLIILESIFLLFSGGLIGTLLGFISIELLSKNGIDLSIFAEGMAAYGMSAILYPALPFHMYISLFVMMMITAVIASISPALKAIRLKPAEAIRTYM, encoded by the coding sequence ATGTTAGCTAAACTTGCGTGGAAAAATATCTGGCGAAATAAAAAAAGAAGTTTGATCATAATTCTTTCAGCTTTGTTTGGAATTTGGGGCGGTGTTCTCTCAAATGGAATTTTTGTTGGAATGTGGGAGACTACTATTGAAGCTGCAATTAATCGTGAACTATCACACATTCAAATTCATCATCCTAATTTTAGAGATGAAAAATTAATTACTCAGTTTATTTCAAATCCTGATGATGTTGAAAGAATTTTGAAAAGCAATTCCCTCATTAAAGCTTATTCATCACGTACAATTTTAGAAGGAATGGCTTCCTCGCCAAATTCAGTTAGCGGAGTTAAAATTATCGCTATCGAACCAGAAGAGGAGAAACAGATCACTTCAATTTATCAGAAATTGATTGAAGGAGAATATTTTTCAAAAAATGATTACGAAATTTTAGTTGGCCAAAAATTAGCTGAGCGGCTCAAGCTTAAATTAAACTCAAAAGTTGTTTTATCATTTCAGGGACTTGATAATAATCTCATCGCCTCTGCATTTCGAGTGGTGGGAATTTTCAAAACTGAATCAAAAATTTTCGATGAAACAAACGTTTTTATCAAGCGAAATGATTTATTGCCAATTTTAGGGACTTCACCACCAATTCATGAGTTTGCAATTCGTGTAATATCAGCTGAGTTAATTGACAGTACTGCAAACCTTATTAAGTCCAGAGTCAATAACTTAAAAGTTGAAACCTGGAAGGAACTTGCACCAGAACTAAGTTTAACTTCTGGATTTCTTTATATGGAATTAAACATTTTTATGGGAATTATTTTATTCGCGCTCCTCTTCGGAATTTCCAATACGATGATGATGTCTGTCTTTGAAAGAATAAGAGAATTTGGAGTATTGATGGCAATTGGAATGAAAAGGCTCAGATTGTTCTTGTTAATCATTCTTGAATCAATCTTTTTACTTTTTAGTGGTGGTTTGATAGGAACATTACTTGGTTTCATATCAATTGAACTTCTCTCGAAGAATGGAATTGATCTTTCAATTTTCGCTGAGGGAATGGCAGCTTATGGTATGTCAGCAATTCTTTATCCCGCATTACCTTTTCATATGTATATCTCTTTGTTTGTAATGATGATGATCACAGCAGTTATTGCTTCAATTTCTCCAGCTCTCAAAGCAATAAGATTAAAACCAGCGGAAGCAATTAGAACTTATATGTAA
- a CDS encoding ABC transporter ATP-binding protein yields MALIKIIDLNKVYDTTKVSVQALKDINLEIEKGEFTAIVGPSGSGKTTLLNMIGGLDSPTSGKVFINDIDISRFKPDELIDFRLRNIGFVFQSFNLIPVLTAKENVEFIMLLQGVPKEEREKRTIELLNAVGLGDKLDARPYELSGGQQQRVAVARAIASHPSFVLADEPTANLDSTAAEGLLNIMEELNQKLQMTFIFATHDNKVIRRVKRVITLEDGKIKSDVRQN; encoded by the coding sequence ATGGCTCTGATTAAAATTATTGATCTGAACAAGGTTTACGATACAACAAAAGTATCAGTTCAAGCATTGAAAGATATCAACCTCGAAATTGAGAAAGGGGAATTTACGGCAATTGTTGGCCCTTCGGGTTCAGGTAAAACAACTTTGCTCAATATGATAGGCGGACTTGATTCTCCAACGAGCGGTAAAGTTTTTATCAATGATATTGATATATCCAGATTTAAACCAGATGAATTAATTGATTTCAGATTACGAAACATTGGATTTGTTTTTCAGTCTTTTAATCTCATTCCTGTTTTGACTGCAAAAGAAAATGTCGAATTCATTATGCTGCTGCAGGGTGTGCCAAAAGAAGAAAGAGAAAAAAGAACAATCGAATTATTAAATGCTGTTGGACTTGGTGATAAATTAGATGCTCGACCTTATGAACTTAGCGGCGGGCAGCAACAACGAGTCGCAGTAGCTCGTGCAATCGCATCTCATCCCTCATTCGTGTTAGCAGATGAACCTACCGCAAATCTTGATTCAACTGCAGCTGAAGGGCTTCTGAACATAATGGAAGAATTAAATCAAAAACTTCAAATGACTTTTATCTTTGCAACTCACGATAACAAAGTTATTAGAAGAGTCAAACGAGTTATCACTCTTGAAGATGGAAAGATAAAATCAGATGTCCGGCAAAATTAA
- a CDS encoding NAD(P)/FAD-dependent oxidoreductase, which translates to MKNSKPKVIIIGGGFGGLAAAKKLKNKPVDVILIDKTNHHLFQPLLYQVATAGLSPAYIAFPLRSIFRKSKNVRVILGEVKRIDRKEKKVYLNGENYSYDFLIVAVGAKHHYFGKDEWEKIAPGLKTLQDAINIREKILLAFEKAERINDPEEQQKYLNFIVVGGGPTGVEMAGAIAEIARKTLIEDFKKIDPTKAKVYLVEALDRVLPTYPPKLSQKAKEDLEKLGVKVLLNTKVTDINNDCVKLNGKEIKAATIIWAAGNKANPLVQQLNCELDRMGRAIVSPYLHLKDDESVFVIGDAAAVYDEKGNTLPGVSPVAITEGRYVAKFILRKLKNKSSKPYKYFNKGSLATIGKAKAVADFGWLRFSGFFAWLLWVFVHIFFLIGFKNRFIVMIEWIFAYFTYQKSARLIVGEKKIIDE; encoded by the coding sequence ATGAAAAATAGCAAACCAAAAGTCATAATTATTGGCGGTGGATTTGGTGGACTTGCCGCTGCAAAAAAGCTAAAAAATAAACCAGTTGATGTGATATTAATCGATAAAACCAATCATCATCTTTTTCAGCCTTTATTGTATCAGGTTGCAACTGCTGGTTTATCGCCTGCTTACATTGCTTTCCCATTAAGAAGCATTTTTAGAAAATCAAAAAATGTTCGTGTGATTCTGGGTGAAGTAAAAAGAATAGATCGAAAAGAAAAGAAAGTTTATTTGAATGGTGAAAATTATTCTTATGATTTTCTGATTGTTGCTGTGGGCGCAAAACATCACTATTTCGGTAAAGATGAATGGGAGAAGATTGCACCTGGATTAAAAACTCTTCAAGATGCAATTAACATCAGAGAAAAGATTTTACTCGCATTTGAAAAAGCTGAAAGAATAAATGACCCTGAGGAGCAACAGAAATATCTTAATTTTATTGTCGTTGGTGGTGGACCTACTGGAGTAGAAATGGCTGGAGCAATTGCAGAGATTGCAAGAAAAACTTTGATTGAAGATTTCAAGAAAATTGATCCAACAAAAGCTAAAGTTTATTTAGTTGAGGCGCTTGACAGAGTTCTGCCAACTTATCCGCCGAAACTTTCACAAAAGGCAAAGGAAGATTTAGAGAAACTTGGAGTAAAAGTTTTATTAAATACAAAAGTTACTGACATTAATAACGATTGCGTGAAGTTAAATGGAAAAGAAATTAAGGCAGCAACAATTATCTGGGCAGCTGGAAATAAAGCAAATCCATTAGTTCAGCAACTCAATTGTGAGCTAGATAGAATGGGTCGTGCAATTGTTTCACCATATTTGCATTTAAAGGATGATGAAAGCGTTTTTGTAATTGGTGATGCAGCTGCAGTTTATGATGAGAAAGGAAATACATTGCCTGGAGTTTCTCCTGTTGCAATTACTGAAGGAAGATATGTTGCGAAATTTATTCTGAGAAAATTAAAGAACAAAAGTTCTAAACCTTACAAATATTTTAATAAAGGAAGTCTTGCAACAATTGGAAAAGCAAAAGCAGTCGCAGATTTTGGATGGTTACGATTTAGTGGATTCTTCGCCTGGCTTTTGTGGGTTTTCGTTCACATCTTCTTCTTAATTGGATTTAAAAATCGATTTATTGTGATGATAGAATGGATTTTTGCATACTTTACATATCAAAAAAGTGCACGATTGATTGTTGGTGAAAAGAAAATAATTGATGAATAA
- the sucC gene encoding ADP-forming succinate--CoA ligase subunit beta, with translation MKIHEYQAKEILRKFNVEVPKGKVAFSPEEAVEVAKEIGGDLWVVKAQIHAGGRGKGGGVKLARSLDEVYELTKQMIGMRLVTHQTGPEGRIVQKVLIEEGMNIEKELYVGITLDRSTSKNVVMVSTEGGVEIEKVAAETPEKILKEYVEPSIGLQQFQARKLAFGLGLEGEKFKNAVKFLLGLYKAYEETDASLAEINPLVVTKEGRVLALDAKMNFDDNALYRHPEIVELRDLNEEAPLEIEASKYNLNYIKLDGNVGCMVNGAGLAMATMDIIKLAGGEPANFLDVGGGASAETVENGFRIILSDPNVKAILINIFGGIVRCDRVAQGVIEASKKVNVNVPIVIRLEGTNAEEAAELLKNSGLNFLVATSLKDAAEKVTSVIKN, from the coding sequence ATGAAAATACATGAATATCAAGCGAAAGAAATTCTTAGAAAATTTAATGTAGAAGTTCCAAAAGGCAAAGTTGCTTTTTCACCTGAAGAAGCAGTTGAAGTTGCTAAAGAAATTGGTGGTGACCTCTGGGTAGTGAAAGCGCAAATTCATGCAGGTGGAAGAGGTAAAGGTGGCGGCGTTAAACTTGCCCGATCTCTTGATGAAGTCTATGAATTGACCAAGCAAATGATTGGAATGCGTCTCGTTACTCATCAAACAGGACCAGAGGGAAGAATTGTTCAAAAAGTTTTGATTGAAGAAGGAATGAATATTGAAAAAGAATTATATGTTGGAATTACATTAGACCGAAGTACTTCTAAAAATGTGGTAATGGTTTCAACAGAAGGCGGAGTTGAGATCGAAAAAGTTGCTGCTGAAACACCAGAAAAAATTTTGAAAGAATATGTTGAACCTTCAATTGGTCTTCAACAATTTCAGGCAAGAAAATTAGCATTCGGTCTCGGACTTGAAGGTGAAAAATTTAAAAACGCTGTTAAGTTTTTACTTGGACTTTACAAAGCCTACGAAGAAACCGACGCATCACTTGCCGAGATTAATCCTCTGGTCGTAACTAAAGAAGGGAGAGTCCTTGCACTCGATGCAAAAATGAATTTTGATGACAATGCGTTATATCGTCATCCTGAGATAGTTGAATTAAGAGATTTAAATGAAGAAGCACCTCTTGAAATTGAAGCATCGAAATACAATTTAAATTACATTAAGCTCGATGGAAATGTTGGGTGTATGGTTAACGGTGCAGGACTTGCAATGGCAACGATGGATATCATTAAGCTCGCAGGTGGTGAGCCAGCAAACTTTTTAGATGTTGGTGGTGGTGCAAGTGCTGAAACCGTTGAAAATGGATTTAGAATTATTCTCAGTGATCCGAATGTTAAAGCGATCTTAATCAATATTTTTGGTGGAATTGTTCGTTGCGATCGAGTTGCTCAAGGTGTGATTGAAGCTTCCAAAAAAGTTAATGTCAATGTTCCAATTGTAATTCGACTTGAAGGAACAAATGCTGAAGAAGCTGCCGAGTTATTAAAAAATTCTGGACTAAATTTCCTTGTTGCAACTTCACTCAAAGATGCAGCCGAGAAAGTTACAAGCGTAATTAAAAACTAA
- the pruA gene encoding L-glutamate gamma-semialdehyde dehydrogenase, translating to MARPKFTNETYLDFSDKKNVNRLQRALAEVEKNFGKEYPLIINGERIFTESKFPSINPSFKNQVIGYFSKANKELAEKAIMVATEAFEKWKRVPAEKRAKVLFRAADIIRRRRFEINAWMISEVGKNWLEADADTCEAIDFLEFYGREMLRYAQKQPLTKVKGEINELVYLPLGVGVVIPPWNFPFAILVGMTSASIVTGNTVVLKPSSDSPMMGYLFTEIMEKAGLPKGVLNFVPGSGGEVGDTLVAHPKTRFIAFTGSKDVGLHINELAAKHQPGQIWIKRVIAEMGGKDSIIVDSEADLKAAVEGVVVSAYGFQGQKCSACSRAIVDEKVYDKFVEMLKERVEQIKVGPAKENYFMGPVINERAQLSILSYIEIGKNEGKLLCGGNKIEGDGFYIEPTVFIDVDPMARISQEEIFGPVLAVIKAKDFDDALAIANNTEYGLTGSVYTKNKKKIQKAKEEFFVGNLYFNRKCTGALVGGHPFGGFNMSGTDSKAGGRDYLLLFLQAKVMSEKIN from the coding sequence ATGGCTCGACCAAAATTTACTAACGAAACCTACCTCGATTTTTCAGACAAAAAAAATGTTAACAGACTCCAAAGAGCTTTAGCCGAAGTAGAAAAAAACTTTGGCAAAGAATATCCGCTTATTATTAATGGTGAAAGAATTTTCACCGAATCCAAATTTCCTTCCATCAATCCATCTTTCAAAAATCAAGTTATTGGATATTTCTCAAAAGCAAACAAAGAACTTGCTGAAAAGGCAATAATGGTTGCAACCGAAGCTTTTGAGAAATGGAAGAGAGTCCCAGCTGAAAAAAGAGCCAAAGTTCTTTTCCGTGCAGCTGATATAATTCGCAGAAGAAGATTTGAAATTAACGCTTGGATGATTTCTGAAGTCGGCAAGAACTGGCTTGAAGCTGATGCCGATACATGTGAAGCAATCGATTTCCTTGAATTCTACGGTCGTGAAATGCTGCGCTATGCTCAGAAACAACCTCTCACAAAAGTGAAAGGTGAAATCAATGAGTTAGTTTACTTACCTCTTGGAGTTGGCGTTGTAATTCCACCATGGAATTTCCCATTCGCAATTTTAGTTGGAATGACATCAGCTTCGATTGTAACTGGAAATACAGTCGTTCTAAAACCATCAAGCGACTCGCCAATGATGGGTTATCTATTCACTGAAATTATGGAGAAAGCTGGACTGCCAAAAGGTGTTTTAAACTTCGTGCCTGGATCAGGTGGTGAAGTCGGTGATACATTAGTCGCTCATCCAAAAACAAGGTTTATTGCCTTCACCGGTTCAAAAGATGTTGGACTTCACATAAATGAACTTGCAGCTAAACATCAACCAGGACAAATCTGGATTAAGAGAGTAATTGCCGAAATGGGTGGTAAAGATTCAATTATCGTAGACAGCGAAGCCGACCTAAAGGCTGCAGTTGAGGGAGTTGTTGTTTCGGCTTACGGATTTCAAGGTCAAAAATGTTCAGCTTGTTCAAGAGCAATTGTTGATGAGAAAGTCTATGATAAATTTGTTGAGATGTTGAAAGAAAGAGTTGAACAAATCAAAGTCGGTCCAGCAAAAGAAAATTATTTTATGGGACCAGTCATTAATGAGAGAGCTCAACTTTCAATATTAAGTTATATTGAAATTGGAAAGAACGAAGGAAAACTTCTATGCGGTGGAAATAAAATAGAAGGCGATGGTTTTTACATCGAGCCAACAGTTTTCATAGATGTGGATCCAATGGCAAGAATTTCACAGGAAGAAATTTTTGGTCCAGTGCTTGCAGTAATTAAAGCAAAAGATTTTGATGATGCATTAGCTATTGCAAATAATACTGAATATGGCTTAACTGGTTCTGTTTATACAAAGAACAAGAAGAAAATTCAAAAAGCAAAAGAAGAATTCTTTGTTGGCAACTTATATTTCAACAGAAAATGCACTGGTGCTTTAGTTGGTGGTCATCCATTCGGTGGCTTTAATATGAGTGGAACCGATTCCAAAGCTGGTGGAAGAGATTATTTATTGCTCTTCTTACAAGCAAAAGTAATGAGTGAAAAGATTAATTAA
- a CDS encoding DNA methyltransferase, with protein MASFDADNLFFDNDVNSKKNVRVILNKDKFIEILSEILEANQIDIIRNKIFFIINIITHFRKDEEGLLNIDTNGDTISIRKDILISDLNQILESQTLERAKYYINRLREGIQKVKTSKINDINLLRWKEYDNIITDSLWILDKRDSSGVHNGWYWGNFIPQIPHQMMIRYTKKGDWVLDTFVGSGTTLIECKRLGRNGIGIELNPEVAKRSQELINKEENRYNIITDVIIGDSRTIDIKRILNKYGIKQFQLIIMHPPYHDIIKFSNQENDLSNAISVDKFLEMFGEVIDNTTSYLERGRYLVLVIGDKYSKGEWIPLGFYCMQEVLKRSYSLKSIIVKNFEETRGKRSQKELWRYRALVGGFYVFKHEYIFLFKKK; from the coding sequence ATGGCGTCATTTGATGCAGACAATTTATTTTTTGATAATGATGTGAATTCAAAAAAGAATGTAAGGGTAATATTAAATAAAGATAAGTTTATAGAAATTTTGTCAGAAATTTTAGAAGCGAATCAAATTGATATTATAAGAAATAAAATTTTTTTTATAATTAATATTATTACTCACTTTAGAAAAGATGAGGAAGGACTTTTAAATATTGATACGAATGGCGATACAATATCAATTCGCAAAGACATCCTTATTTCAGATTTAAATCAAATTTTGGAATCACAAACTTTAGAGAGAGCAAAATATTATATAAACAGATTAAGAGAAGGGATTCAAAAAGTTAAAACCAGTAAAATAAATGATATAAATCTTCTTAGATGGAAAGAATATGACAATATTATTACTGACAGTCTTTGGATATTAGATAAAAGAGATTCGTCTGGAGTTCATAATGGTTGGTACTGGGGTAATTTCATTCCTCAAATCCCGCATCAAATGATGATAAGATATACTAAAAAAGGCGATTGGGTTTTAGATACATTCGTTGGTAGTGGAACAACCTTAATTGAATGTAAAAGACTTGGTAGAAATGGAATTGGAATTGAATTAAACCCTGAAGTCGCGAAAAGATCTCAAGAATTAATTAATAAAGAGGAAAACAGATATAATATTATCACTGACGTAATAATTGGTGATTCAAGAACAATAGACATTAAAAGAATTCTTAATAAATATGGAATAAAACAGTTTCAACTTATAATAATGCATCCTCCTTATCATGATATTATCAAATTTTCAAATCAAGAAAATGATCTCTCTAATGCTATTAGCGTTGATAAATTTTTAGAAATGTTCGGTGAAGTAATTGATAACACCACTTCTTATTTAGAGCGAGGTAGATATCTCGTCTTGGTTATCGGTGACAAATACTCAAAGGGTGAATGGATACCTTTAGGATTTTATTGTATGCAGGAAGTCTTAAAGAGAAGTTATAGTTTAAAAAGTATAATAGTAAAAAACTTCGAAGAGACAAGAGGTAAAAGAAGTCAAAAAGAACTATGGAGATATAGGGCTTTAGTTGGTGGATTTTATGTTTTTAAGCATGAATATATCTTTTTATTTAAGAAAAAATAG
- a CDS encoding asparagine synthetase B, whose translation MIKRIISLILMLYSLLAAQGKILIPMDLKQTDHLKAYGIAYYALTKGMVVDWLLNYRGGSFMMDFSDEVASVCRIRGVKFEQISGSVASQILAEVQDENNNMDVVRLEKEPKIAVYVPPGFNPWDDAVTLALDYAEIPYDKIWNDEVLRGDLAKYDWLHLHHEDFTGQYGKFYASFANAQWYIEQQALYENNAKKNGYKKVSEMMRDVAFTIKNYVANGGFLFAMCSATDSYDIALAAKNVDICDRMYDGDPPDPDAQKKLDYSQTLAFTDFKLEMNPYVYEYSDIDIQPAEIGNFENDYFTLFEFSAKYDPVPTMLTQNHVNVIRGFLGQTTAFRERLIKKNVTIMGKREGTDQVKYIRGDYGRGTFCFLGGHDPEDYQHQVGDPPTDLSLYKNSPGYRLILNNVLFPAAKKKKQKT comes from the coding sequence ATGATCAAAAGAATAATCTCTTTAATATTGATGCTTTATTCCCTGTTAGCTGCGCAGGGTAAAATTCTAATCCCGATGGATTTAAAACAGACTGACCACCTTAAAGCTTATGGAATTGCATATTATGCCTTAACAAAAGGAATGGTTGTTGATTGGCTTTTGAATTATCGAGGTGGTTCATTTATGATGGATTTCTCCGATGAGGTAGCAAGCGTTTGTAGAATACGTGGAGTTAAATTTGAGCAAATAAGTGGTTCCGTTGCATCTCAAATTCTGGCTGAAGTTCAAGATGAGAACAACAATATGGATGTTGTGCGACTTGAGAAAGAACCAAAGATTGCAGTATATGTTCCACCAGGTTTCAATCCGTGGGATGATGCAGTAACTCTTGCGCTTGATTATGCCGAAATTCCATACGATAAAATCTGGAACGATGAAGTCTTGCGCGGCGATTTGGCTAAATATGATTGGTTACATTTACATCATGAAGATTTCACAGGTCAGTATGGAAAATTTTATGCAAGTTTTGCGAATGCCCAATGGTACATTGAGCAGCAAGCTCTGTATGAAAACAATGCGAAGAAGAATGGATATAAGAAAGTCAGTGAAATGATGAGAGATGTTGCGTTTACCATAAAAAATTATGTTGCAAATGGCGGATTTCTTTTTGCAATGTGTTCGGCTACAGATTCCTATGACATTGCACTTGCTGCAAAGAATGTTGACATATGCGATCGAATGTATGATGGTGATCCGCCAGACCCTGATGCTCAAAAGAAACTCGATTACTCACAAACACTTGCATTTACCGATTTTAAACTTGAAATGAATCCTTATGTTTACGAGTATTCCGATATCGATATTCAACCTGCTGAGATTGGAAATTTTGAAAACGATTACTTCACACTCTTTGAATTCTCTGCTAAATACGATCCTGTTCCCACAATGCTGACGCAGAATCATGTTAATGTAATTCGAGGATTTCTCGGTCAGACCACAGCTTTTCGCGAAAGATTGATTAAAAAGAATGTAACGATTATGGGGAAAAGAGAAGGGACTGATCAAGTAAAATATATTCGTGGTGATTATGGTCGAGGAACATTTTGTTTTTTAGGCGGGCACGATCCTGAAGATTATCAGCATCAAGTCGGTGATCCTCCGACGGATTTATCTCTTTACAAAAATTCACCGGGCTACAGATTAATTTTAAACAATGTTTTATTCCCTGCAGCGAAGAAGAAAAAACAGAAGACTTGA